AATCTTCATGATAGCTATATCCAAATACTTTAAGATTATGTAAATATTTTAAAATTTGATTCTTAACTTTGATTGTCATACGAGATTTTACAAAAAATATACTTTAGTATTATTGATTTAAAAAAAAATTATTAAATAAGGAGAATTCCTTATTTAAATAAGATACTATTTGTATCTGTGAGTAATTCTACCCTTATCTAATGAATAAGGTGTAATTTCTACTTTTACAGTATCGTTTGGTAAAATTTTAATATAGTGCATTCTCATTTTTCCAGAGATATGACATAAAACTATATGTCCATTATCCAATTGAACTCTAAACATTGCATTTGGCAAAGCTTCAACAACTTTTCCATCAACAACAATTACATCATCTTTTGCCACATTAGTTCCTTAATTTTCCGTTTTACTTAAAATAACTGCTCGTCCATCAACAACAGCAACTGTATGCTCATAATGACTCCCTCTTAATCCATCAGCTGAAACAACATCCCAACCATTTTTAAGAATAACAGGGTTTCTATCTTTTTGACAAATCATAGGTTCTATACAAAAAACCATTCCATTTTTTATTTTTGGTCCAGATTTTGTATTTCCATGTTCCAAGTAATTTGGAATTTCAGGATCTTCATGTGGTTTTCTTCCTATACCATGCCCACAAAATCTAACTAGTGGCTGGTATCCTCTAGCAACAATAAAATCTTCAATAGCCTTTGATAACTCTTTAAATCTCATACCATCTTCAATTATATCAATTGCATAATATAATGAATCTTTAGCACAAGCAATTAAATCTTCATCTTTTTTAGAGATTTGTCCAATTGGCATAGTAATAGCACTATCACCATACCAACCATCAACTTCAGTTCCAATATCAAGTCCCAAAATATCTCCATCTTTTAAAACAATGTCCGTAGGAATACCATGAATTATTACTTCATTTAAAGATGTACAAATAGCATTTGGGAATCCATATAAACCTTTAAAAGCAGGTCTTGCTCCTAAATTTCTAATATATTTTTCACCCATAGCATCAACTTCTTTTAAGCTCATTCCTGCTTTTACATTCTCTTCTAGATATTTAAGAGTTTTTGCAACTGCAACATTTGCAATTCTGAGTTTTTCAATCTCTTGCGGTTTTCTAATTGCAATAGACATTTTATAGTCCAACCGCACTTAGAGTTTGATATTTATTCATATACTGTTGAGCCTCAATTTTTTTCATTGTATCAATAGCAACTTGAACAACAATTAAAACAGATACTCCACCAAAATAAAATGGTACACCCATAGTTTTTACAATTAACCAAGGAAGTGTCGAAATTAATCCCATATAAATAGCTCCCCAGAAAGTTAATCTTCCTGCTACACCATTTAAAAATTCAGCAGTACTTGCTCCTGGTCTAACACCTGGAATAAAACCACCTTGTTTTTTTAAGTTTTCACTAATATCTTTTGCATTAAATGTAATTGAAGCATAAAAAAATGCAAAAAACACTACAAATAAAAACATAAAAATATTAAATGTATATGAACTAGGATTTAAATAATCTGCAATTACCATTAAATATTTATTCTGACTTCCTTGCAAAATTGTTGAAGGAAACATTAAAATTGCACTAGCAAAAATAGCAGGAATAACTCCACTTAAATTTACTTTAATAGGAATATAATTCATTACTCTTTTACTTTGATTTTGCATAATAACTTTTCTTGAGTATGAAACAGGAACTCTTCTTTCACCTAACTCAACATAAATAATAGCTCCAACTGTTGCTAAAATAACAACTAAAATACCTATTACTGTTAAGAAATGCATTTGTCCATTATTTACTAAATCAATAGTTCCACCAATAGCACTTGGAATTGCTGAAACGATTCCTGCAAAGATAATTAAAGAAATACCATTTCCTATTCCTCTTTGAGTTATTTGTTCACCTATCCACATTAAAAGCATTGTTCCAGTAAGCATTGAAATAGCTGAAACTGCAATGAATGTATTCATATCAATAGAAATTGCACTTTGTCCATTTTGACCTGTTAAAGAGTTTAAACCAATTGAAACACCAATAGATTGAATAAGAGTAATTACAATTGTTGAGTATCTGATGATTTGCATATATTTTTGCATTCCATCTCTCTCTTTTTTCATTTTACCAAGTGCAGGGAAAGTTGCTGCTAGAAGTTCCATAATAATAGAAGCAGTAATGTAAGGCATAATTCCTAGTGAGATAATACTTAGTCTTTCAACTGCATTACCACTAAACATATTTACAAGACCTAATGCATTATTTGCATTTGAATCAAAAAATTCCTTAACTACATTTATATTAACTCCAGGCACTGGCACATAAGCCAATAACCTGTAAAGCAGAATAAAACCTAATGTAATAAGAATCTTATTTACTAGATCTTTACTCATAATTAATTTCCAGTAGTTGTAACGTTTTCGTCTTTAATCTTAGCGTTTAAATTTTTAGCTGTTGCACCAATAAGTTTTACTTTTACAACAGATTTTGATAATTTATATACAGATTTAATTGTCTCAACTGTAATTTCTGGTAATTCAGCAATTGCAGTTACTTTTTCAACATTAATCGAATATGGTTTAACTACTCTTGATACAAATCCAACTTTAGGAAGTCTTCTAGCTAATGGTTGTTGACCACCTTCAAAACCTCTTTTTACATTATATCCAGATCTAGCTTTTTGACCTTTATTACCTTTTCCAGCAGTTTTACCGTTACCGCTTCCTTGTCCTCTACCTTTTCTTTTAGCATTTTTTGTGCTACCACAAGCTGGTTGTAAATTTTCTAATATCATCTTATTATCCTTTTATTCTTGCAAGAGCTTCAACTGTAGCTTGTACAAGGTTATTTGGATTATTTGAACCTAAAGATTTTGCAATAATATCTTTAACTCCTGAAAGCTCAAGAACAGGTCTTGCAGCTCCTCCTGCAATTAGTCCAGTTCCTTCCGAAGCTGGTTTTAATAATATTTTACTTGCATTATATTTATGTTCAATATCATGTGCTATAGTAGTACCTTTAATAGAAATAGTAACTAAGCTTTTGAATGCATCATCTAATGCTTTTTTAATTGCATCAGGAACCTCTTTTGCTTTACCAGTTCCAAATCCTACTGTTCCGTTTTTATCTCCAACAACAACCAAAGCTGTAAATCTGAATCTTCTTCCACCTTTTACAACTTTTGTTACTCTTCCGATTTTAACGATTGCTTCTTGAAAATCTTCTCTATTTACTGCCATCATTAATCCTTATAATTTAATACCATTTTCTCTTAATGCGTCAGCAAATGCTGCAACAACACCATGATAAAGATACCCGTTTCTATCATAAACAACAGACTCAATTCCAGCTGCTTTTAATTTACTAGCAAACTCAGCTGCAACTTTTACAGCGTTCTCTTTATTACCACTTAAACCCATAGCTTGAGAGCTAACAGCTGCTAAAGTTCTACCTTCAACATCATTGATAGCTTGTGCACTAATGTATTTGTTTGATTTAAAAATTGATACTCTTGGTTTTTCATTTGTACCAAAAATACTAGCTCTAACTCTTTTTTTTCTTTTAATTCTTAAAGCAACTTTTTTTGCTAAATCTTTTACTCTACTCATAGTTACACCTTACTTCTTAGCAGTTTTTCCGGCTTTTCTAATGATTTTCTCATCAGTATACTTAACACCTTTACCTTTGTATGGTTCTGGTTTTCTAAAGCCTCTAATAATTGCAGCAGCTTGCCCAACTTGTTGTTTATCTGCACCTTTAACAGTTATGATATTTTTCTCAACTGAAATTTCTAAACCTTTTTGAATTTCAAAGTTAATTGGATG
The Aliarcobacter faecis genome window above contains:
- the infA gene encoding translation initiation factor IF-1, with protein sequence MAKDDVIVVDGKVVEALPNAMFRVQLDNGHIVLCHISGKMRMHYIKILPNDTVKVEITPYSLDKGRITHRYK
- the map gene encoding type I methionyl aminopeptidase translates to MSIAIRKPQEIEKLRIANVAVAKTLKYLEENVKAGMSLKEVDAMGEKYIRNLGARPAFKGLYGFPNAICTSLNEVIIHGIPTDIVLKDGDILGLDIGTEVDGWYGDSAITMPIGQISKKDEDLIACAKDSLYYAIDIIEDGMRFKELSKAIEDFIVARGYQPLVRFCGHGIGRKPHEDPEIPNYLEHGNTKSGPKIKNGMVFCIEPMICQKDRNPVILKNGWDVVSADGLRGSHYEHTVAVVDGRAVILSKTEN
- the secY gene encoding preprotein translocase subunit SecY — translated: MSKDLVNKILITLGFILLYRLLAYVPVPGVNINVVKEFFDSNANNALGLVNMFSGNAVERLSIISLGIMPYITASIIMELLAATFPALGKMKKERDGMQKYMQIIRYSTIVITLIQSIGVSIGLNSLTGQNGQSAISIDMNTFIAVSAISMLTGTMLLMWIGEQITQRGIGNGISLIIFAGIVSAIPSAIGGTIDLVNNGQMHFLTVIGILVVILATVGAIIYVELGERRVPVSYSRKVIMQNQSKRVMNYIPIKVNLSGVIPAIFASAILMFPSTILQGSQNKYLMVIADYLNPSSYTFNIFMFLFVVFFAFFYASITFNAKDISENLKKQGGFIPGVRPGASTAEFLNGVAGRLTFWGAIYMGLISTLPWLIVKTMGVPFYFGGVSVLIVVQVAIDTMKKIEAQQYMNKYQTLSAVGL
- the rplO gene encoding 50S ribosomal protein L15; this encodes MILENLQPACGSTKNAKRKGRGQGSGNGKTAGKGNKGQKARSGYNVKRGFEGGQQPLARRLPKVGFVSRVVKPYSINVEKVTAIAELPEITVETIKSVYKLSKSVVKVKLIGATAKNLNAKIKDENVTTTGN
- the rpsE gene encoding 30S ribosomal protein S5; translation: MAVNREDFQEAIVKIGRVTKVVKGGRRFRFTALVVVGDKNGTVGFGTGKAKEVPDAIKKALDDAFKSLVTISIKGTTIAHDIEHKYNASKILLKPASEGTGLIAGGAARPVLELSGVKDIIAKSLGSNNPNNLVQATVEALARIKG
- the rplR gene encoding 50S ribosomal protein L18; protein product: MSRVKDLAKKVALRIKRKKRVRASIFGTNEKPRVSIFKSNKYISAQAINDVEGRTLAAVSSQAMGLSGNKENAVKVAAEFASKLKAAGIESVVYDRNGYLYHGVVAAFADALRENGIKL